The sequence below is a genomic window from Leptotrichia trevisanii DSM 22070.
TCTATTAACTATTAAAATATCCTTTAATTAAATTTTATCGTCAAGTATCCATATAAGAGATTCTTATTCAGAATTTGAAAAACTGTTTATTGTTAATATATGTTTTTCATAATTCTATGTTTTTTCTTTTTATATAAACAATTATTAAACAGAATAATCTAAATTAATATTATTCCTATTAAAAAAACTAAAATTTTCTTAATTTTTCAACTGGAAATTTCCATTCAGGTGTTACAAGTACATTTTTCCCTTTTAACGAATACCAGACTCCATCATTTTCTGGGTTTATCAAAATTTGAGTTTGCTGTGCAGGCATATATGATTGGGCAAGCATAAATATTTTTTCACCTTTTTCATTTTTAGCCATATCCACTACAATAACAGCGTGTCCTGGACTGCCACCCATAATAAATACATCTCCAATTTGCATATTTTCAATTTTTTGTGGTATCATTTCTTTTTCAAGTGACAATGTTCCAGAATATCCAAAAACAATATTCATAAAGTTCCTGAAATCCTTGTATGTATTAGATGGAGCGGATTTTTTATAATAGCTTCCTTTTCCATTAGGATTTATCCGATAGCCTTGCATCCATTTGGAATACTGCGCATTAAAACCTGTCACAAATTTAAAGCTGATTTTATCATATTCTTTTTTCCCGTAAAAATATTCTGCACGCAAAAGCATTATCGCATCAGCACATTGATGTAAATCCCTATCCCCTATTTCCACATCAAATACACTATCATAAATCCCTTCATTTCGTTTATAATTTCCATTAAAATACTGTACTTTTTCTCCGTAAGGCTTTAATTTCTGACTTCTCAAAAATTCAGCAAAACTACCTTTTTCTACCGCTACTCTTTTATACCCTTGTGGAACGCCGTATCTTGTTTCTATCGTCATTCCTCCTGAATTTATCAATTTTTCAGATTTAATATTTCTTTCTGAATTTATTTCTTTAGACTTATCCTTCACTTCATTACTACATGCAAATTGAAAAATTATTAATAAACTCACTCCAGCAAATAATTTCCATGATTTTTTTCCTTTTAAAAAAAACATTCTCAGCATACTCCTTCTAAAATACTCAAAAAATAATTATTTATTATTATTCGGATTATTTCTGTATCCTTTCAGTAATTCATCATTTTCCATGATAAATGGCTTAGCGACAGGCTGTCCCCATGCAGTATCATATTTATTCATAAGATAATCATTCAATTCTGTTCGATTATTAAACTTCAATACTTGGTAAGGTTGCTGGAATGCCAGCTTTTCAATAAACAATAATTTTCCATTATCTTCTGGAACAAGAATACCAACATGCCCAATAAATAAAATATTTTCTTCAGGATCATCATTAAAATGGAAAAATACAGAAATCATTGATACTTTACTATTTTTATCAAATTTAACTCCTCGCTCCTTCCAGACGTTTTTAACATTTTCAACATGAATTTTCACATCCTTAGTAGCCTTTGTCGGAATTTCTGAAAATAAATTCACAAATTTATCCTTTTCCGTTTCTGAAAATAATTTAAACGGCAGATTTTTTAGTGATTCCATATCCATAAATAACATTTCACCTGATTTTGCAAGTGAATTTTTTGTTGTTATAAAATCCTTCATCAATGTAAAAGCTGTTATTCTGCAATTAAATCCTACAAAATTACTGCTATTTTTATCCCAGAGTTTTTGTATTTTTGCTTCATCATAAGCTGGATTTATATTTTGAGAATTTACAAAGTCTGATTTTATTAAATCCGTATTTTCTGTTTTTTTATTATAATAATTTACACTTTGAAAAAATAAATTTATATTTTGAGAACTAATCCCGGAGTTTTTTAATATTCCCTGCACCTCATTCTGTGTTTTTTCATCTGCTAAATTTGAATATGTTATATTTTTTAAATAATCATTTCCTGTTATTACATTATTTTTTGCTATATTCTTGTTCAAATCTGATTTATTAAAATGCGTATTATTTTTATTTGAGCAATTGATTATTGTCATCATCAAGCCTATAAATAATAATAACTTTCTTATTTTTCTCATCCTCAGTCAAAAGCTCCCATCTCAATTTTATTTACCGTTTACATTAAAACTTTTACTACTTATAAAATAATTATTTTTATCTTGTGAAACAGATATTTTTACACTATCCAAGTCTGATTGTGTAACAATATTGTTATTTTTTGTATCTTCAGCCAGTTCTACATAAAGATATTTCCCATTTTCCTCTTTTCCAGTTTCGTCTATTTTATTACTTGTATATATTTTGGAAATTTCTCTATTTACTTTTGTTTCTGTTGTATTTGCTAAAGGTTCATCTTCTGCATCCCCTGTATTCTTTTTAGAAATACTTTTTTGCGTTACTGTAACGGCATCTTTCGATAGTTTTGATTTTTCTATTGCTTTGTCAAATTCAATAATTACAGCCTTTACTTTCTTACCTGAACCTTTTTGTTCAGTTACTGCCGTTACATTTTTTACATTATTTACACTCAGATTCCCTTTATCCGCAATTTTTATATCAATATGATTATCGTTACTTTCTGTTAAAATTACAAGTCCAACTAGCATGATTAGAGCTCCAAGTATTATATTTCCTGTTTTTCTCATAGTTAATCATCCTCCTTTATTTTCATAACTATTTTAATAGTTTTATAATTTTTAAACATTTCTACTATTATAGTATACACTCTAATCTTGTCAAATTTTAGTCTTTTTCCTTAAAAAATTCTGTATCCTTTTTTCTAAATTTAACTTTGCTAAAAAAAACAGGCCATCACCAGCCTATTCTTATATTCCTTAATTTGTTTTATTTTCAATCATTTTCTCAACCAAGTTTCTAGCATGATCTCCGATTCTTGTAAAGTGTGATACAACATCAATGTAGTAAAGTCCAGCTTTTACGTCACATATTTGCTTACTTACACGTTTTATGTGGGCTTTTCTTACCTCTTTTTCCTTGGTATACAGTTTGTTATGCAAATCTACTACTACAAAGGCTTTTTCTGTATCGTTGTTTTTTAGTGCTTCTTCTGCTGTTTCGATAATTTCTTTTGAGATTAGGAATAATTTTTGCACTTCTTCATGAGCTGTTTCTGTGAATACTAATTTTTTCTTAATTTCATATCGAACATCTCTTACGATTCCAACTGCGTGATCTCCTATACGCTCTACATCACGGCACATATCCAGATACATGCTGATTTCTTCCCCATCTTTTTCAGTTATATGCTCCTGTGACAACGAAGTCAAATACTTCGTAATTTCCTGATCAATGTTATTTATTGCTTCCTCTGTTTTTTCAACTTTTTCTGCCGTTTTTTCGTTACGATCATGGAAAAATTCAACTGATTTTCCTAAACTTTTCAGGGCAATCGAAATCATTGAAAGCATTTCCTGTTTTACTTGTCCCAGAGCAATTGAAGGTGTATATATTAATGCTGCATCCAAGTATTTTGGCTTTTGTTCAACAACTTTGTCCTCTTCTTTTTCTCTGATTAATTTTACAACTATGTATTCTAAAACTCCAATGAACGGAAATAATAAAATTGTTGTCATAATGTTAAATGAACCATGTGCAAATGCTATTGTTACTTTTGGATTCAAATGGAGAAAGTGTGCCATTTTTTCTACAAACATTGAAAATGGTGATAACAAAATCATAAAAATTAATGTTCCAATAACATTGAACATCGTGTGTGACAAGGCCAGTCTCTTCGCCGAAGTATTTGCTCCGATTACTGCGATTACTGCTGTTATAGTTGTCCCTATGTTATCTCCAAAAAGTACAGGCAATGCAGCCTTTAATGTTATAAGGTTTTCCTGATACACATTTTGTAAAATACTGATTGTGGCACTTGAAGCCTGAACCAGCATTGTGATTAATGTCCCAATAAAAACTCCTAAAACTGGACTATTGCTTAACTTTACCGTCAATTCCGTAAACGCTGGCAAATGTTTGAGCGGTTCCATTGCACTTGACATTAATGTTAATGCGAAAAATATTCCACCAAAACCAAATAAAATTCTACCTAAATTGTTTATAAAATTATGTTTTACAAAAAATAGGCATGCTGCCCCTAAAAATAATATCGGCAATGCATAATGCGTAATATTAAATCCGATTATGAAAGTTGTAATTGTTGTACCAATATTGGCTCCCATAACAATTCCAATCGCCTGTCTTAAAGTCAAAAGCCCTGCTCCAACCAGTCCTATCGTAATAACCGTAGTTCCTGAACTCGATTGTATCAATGCTGTTACTAAAATTCCGACTAGAACGCCTAAGAATGGTGAAGTTGTATACTTATCCAAAATATATCGAAGTCTATCTCCAGCTGCCATTTGCAGCCCATCCCCCATATACTTTATACAAAATAGGAATAGTCCCAGTCCCCCCAGGAATCCAAACGCCATCTGCTGATAGTTAATCGCACCAAGTGCTGCTCCGTTCATCAAATCAATCCTCTCTCTTAATTTTTAATTTACTTAGATTTCTTCTTCAATTATACTTATATCATATTTTTTCTAAATTTGCTATCTTTTTTTGCTATGAAAACAGAATAAAATTATTAATTAAAATTTAAATATTACCCCGACAATAGCCGCAATTAAAATTAATACAATCGGATGCAAATCAAATTTTTTCATTATCCCAAAAATAGCAGCCACTAAAATTATTGACTTATAATTCAGCAAATCAGCAAAATCCTGAGTAATTTGGTATTTTGGCAAGTTTAAAAGCGTTATTTTTGCAATTCCTAAACCTGCCGCTACAATTAGCCCTGTTGATGCGGGACGTAATCCGTAAAATATTTTTTGAACTAGTGCGGCTTCTTTAAATTTTGTCAAGGTTTTTGAAATTGCAATTATTATGATTACTGATGGGAATATCAAAGCTGTTGGAGCCACTACTGCACCTATTAATCCAGATATTGAAAATCCCACATAGGTTGCCATATTTATTCCCATTGGGCCGGGAGTGGATTGAGAAATGGCAATCATATTTGATACATCGCCCGCTGTGTACCAGCCAGTTCTTTTCCCAATATCGTATAGAAACGGAAGTGTTGCAAGTCCACCGCCCACTGCAAATAAGCCTGTTTTAAAAAATTCAAACGATAATGCCATCAATTTGATTAATTCTATTTCCATTATTTATCTCCTCTTTTCACAAAATTTTTTATAAGAATACCTGAAATTCCTGCTAAAACAACTATTAGAGCTGGAGAAATCCAATTTGTAATTGATAACACAATCACTGCAATAAAAACTACTAAACAAAATTTATCAACTACCGATTTTTTCGTCATTTTTCTCACTGCTTCAAAAATAAGTACACAGACACAGGCTCTAACACCATTAAAAGCATATTGCACTGGCTTGTAACTTGCAAAATTTTTCAAAAAAGCGGCAATCACCGTAATAATGATTAACGACGGAAACACCATACCTGCTGTAGC
It includes:
- a CDS encoding Na/Pi cotransporter family protein, with the translated sequence MNGAALGAINYQQMAFGFLGGLGLFLFCIKYMGDGLQMAAGDRLRYILDKYTTSPFLGVLVGILVTALIQSSSGTTVITIGLVGAGLLTLRQAIGIVMGANIGTTITTFIIGFNITHYALPILFLGAACLFFVKHNFINNLGRILFGFGGIFFALTLMSSAMEPLKHLPAFTELTVKLSNSPVLGVFIGTLITMLVQASSATISILQNVYQENLITLKAALPVLFGDNIGTTITAVIAVIGANTSAKRLALSHTMFNVIGTLIFMILLSPFSMFVEKMAHFLHLNPKVTIAFAHGSFNIMTTILLFPFIGVLEYIVVKLIREKEEDKVVEQKPKYLDAALIYTPSIALGQVKQEMLSMISIALKSLGKSVEFFHDRNEKTAEKVEKTEEAINNIDQEITKYLTSLSQEHITEKDGEEISMYLDMCRDVERIGDHAVGIVRDVRYEIKKKLVFTETAHEEVQKLFLISKEIIETAEEALKNNDTEKAFVVVDLHNKLYTKEKEVRKAHIKRVSKQICDVKAGLYYIDVVSHFTRIGDHARNLVEKMIENKTN
- a CDS encoding chromate transporter, which codes for MEIELIKLMALSFEFFKTGLFAVGGGLATLPFLYDIGKRTGWYTAGDVSNMIAISQSTPGPMGINMATYVGFSISGLIGAVVAPTALIFPSVIIIIAISKTLTKFKEAALVQKIFYGLRPASTGLIVAAGLGIAKITLLNLPKYQITQDFADLLNYKSIILVAAIFGIMKKFDLHPIVLILIAAIVGVIFKF
- a CDS encoding DUF4300 family protein, giving the protein MRKIRKLLLFIGLMMTIINCSNKNNTHFNKSDLNKNIAKNNVITGNDYLKNITYSNLADEKTQNEVQGILKNSGISSQNINLFFQSVNYYNKKTENTDLIKSDFVNSQNINPAYDEAKIQKLWDKNSSNFVGFNCRITAFTLMKDFITTKNSLAKSGEMLFMDMESLKNLPFKLFSETEKDKFVNLFSEIPTKATKDVKIHVENVKNVWKERGVKFDKNSKVSMISVFFHFNDDPEENILFIGHVGILVPEDNGKLLFIEKLAFQQPYQVLKFNNRTELNDYLMNKYDTAWGQPVAKPFIMENDELLKGYRNNPNNNK
- a CDS encoding DUF4846 domain-containing protein, with amino-acid sequence MTIETRYGVPQGYKRVAVEKGSFAEFLRSQKLKPYGEKVQYFNGNYKRNEGIYDSVFDVEIGDRDLHQCADAIMLLRAEYFYGKKEYDKISFKFVTGFNAQYSKWMQGYRINPNGKGSYYKKSAPSNTYKDFRNFMNIVFGYSGTLSLEKEMIPQKIENMQIGDVFIMGGSPGHAVIVVDMAKNEKGEKIFMLAQSYMPAQQTQILINPENDGVWYSLKGKNVLVTPEWKFPVEKLRKF
- a CDS encoding chromate transporter, encoding MKELIELFFVFAKIGLFTFGGGYAMLPMLQKEIVERHKWAKEDEIMDYFAIGQVTPGIIAVNTSTFVGYKTKGIIGGIVATAGMVFPSLIIITVIAAFLKNFASYKPVQYAFNGVRACVCVLIFEAVRKMTKKSVVDKFCLVVFIAVIVLSITNWISPALIVVLAGISGILIKNFVKRGDK